A genomic stretch from Candidatus Polarisedimenticolaceae bacterium includes:
- a CDS encoding fused response regulator/phosphatase — translation MIRVVLVEDEAPARERLKLLLAAHADVRVVGECEDGDTALARLASDPPDLVFLDIEMPGADGLEVAERLPAPRPAIVFCTAYDRFALEAFERDAKDYLLKPVNADRLARALDKVRAARGSSPRLQREAESARALQERWTSAATLPPWLDVHVLARPAREVSGDFAVVAERGERVLLAVGDVGGKGVDAGLLAAGLRERLRMGPSDPASACAAAAAWFESHAEASRIASLIAVEIARDALRWANAGHPAGWATGGVRLDRTGPVLGSPGPGRWETRELAGPRALLLVSDGISEAEDAAGRVFEPVAALEGDAESLARSLYDEARRHRGGAAFDDDVTVLAARVR, via the coding sequence GTGATCCGCGTGGTGCTGGTGGAGGACGAGGCGCCCGCGCGCGAGCGGCTGAAGCTGCTCCTCGCGGCGCACGCCGACGTCCGCGTGGTGGGGGAGTGCGAGGACGGCGACACCGCGCTCGCGCGCCTCGCCTCCGACCCTCCCGACCTGGTCTTCCTCGACATCGAGATGCCCGGGGCCGACGGCCTCGAGGTCGCGGAGCGTCTTCCGGCGCCCCGCCCGGCGATCGTCTTCTGCACCGCGTACGACCGCTTCGCCCTCGAGGCCTTCGAGCGCGACGCGAAGGACTACCTCCTGAAGCCGGTGAACGCCGACCGCCTGGCGCGGGCCCTCGACAAGGTCCGGGCCGCGCGGGGGAGCTCGCCGCGCCTCCAGCGGGAGGCGGAATCGGCCCGGGCGCTGCAGGAGCGATGGACCTCCGCCGCGACCCTTCCGCCCTGGCTCGACGTGCACGTCCTCGCGCGCCCGGCGCGGGAGGTGTCGGGGGACTTCGCCGTCGTCGCCGAGCGCGGCGAGCGGGTGCTGCTCGCCGTCGGGGACGTGGGAGGCAAGGGCGTCGACGCGGGGTTGCTCGCCGCCGGCCTGCGCGAACGCCTCCGGATGGGACCGTCGGATCCGGCGTCGGCCTGCGCCGCGGCCGCGGCGTGGTTCGAGTCCCACGCGGAGGCGAGCCGGATCGCCTCGCTGATCGCCGTCGAGATCGCGCGCGACGCCCTGCGATGGGCGAACGCCGGGCACCCGGCGGGATGGGCGACCGGCGGCGTCCGGCTCGACCGCACCGGCCCTGTGCTCGGGAGCCCCGGCCCCGGGAGATGGGAGACCCGCGAGCTCGCCGGACCCCGCGCGCTCCTCCTGGTCAGCGACGGGATCTCCGAGGCCGAGGACGCCGCGGGGCGCGTCTTCGAGCCGGTTGCCGCGCTGGAAGGGGACGCCGAATCGCTCGCGAGATCGCTGTACGATGAGGCGCGCCGCCACCGGGGCGGCGCC